The following coding sequences lie in one Halorussus halophilus genomic window:
- a CDS encoding thiamine-binding protein, whose protein sequence is MTVTARLEVIPTRERGMSDGVARAVDALELFDVSYETTATDTVIEADNPDEVFRAAAAAHRAVSDGRVITSLELDDQRGRSQRGEDRVAAVERRLGRPPRRERSVRFENRRRETASSRPERYHAPRIRPAPTQTDAGWSGGQFGGQTESRYLRVGGSR, encoded by the coding sequence ATGACAGTTACTGCACGCCTCGAAGTGATTCCGACGCGCGAACGGGGGATGTCCGACGGCGTCGCCCGAGCGGTAGACGCACTCGAACTGTTCGACGTGAGCTACGAGACGACGGCCACCGACACCGTTATCGAAGCCGACAACCCGGACGAAGTATTCAGAGCGGCAGCGGCCGCTCACCGCGCAGTCTCGGACGGACGGGTCATCACGTCCCTAGAGCTAGACGACCAACGCGGCCGAAGCCAACGGGGCGAGGACCGCGTGGCCGCAGTCGAACGGCGACTCGGTCGCCCACCGCGCCGAGAGCGGTCGGTGCGTTTCGAGAACCGTCGTCGAGAAACTGCCTCAAGCCGTCCGGAACGATATCACGCACCCCGGATACGACCCGCACCGACGCAGACCGATGCGGGATGGAGTGGTGGTCAGTTCGGCGGACAGACCGAATCACGATACCTCCGAGTGGGAGGGTCGCGCTGA
- a CDS encoding HalOD1 output domain-containing protein — MAPKDQWSVSATVVEQVAAAHGVEPTELDTPLGTTLDTDALDSLVGSLSADATVSFTYTGIEVVVHSDGYVEVSR, encoded by the coding sequence GTGGCCCCAAAAGACCAGTGGTCCGTCTCGGCGACTGTCGTCGAACAGGTCGCAGCGGCCCACGGCGTAGAGCCGACAGAACTCGACACGCCGCTAGGGACGACCCTCGACACCGACGCACTCGACTCACTCGTCGGGTCGCTATCAGCGGACGCGACGGTCTCGTTCACGTACACGGGAATCGAAGTCGTCGTTCACTCCGACGGCTACGTCGAAGTCTCTCGCTGA
- a CDS encoding KTSC domain-containing protein: MKALTASGERIECDEVEEGRHGVVCYFDGRIVGYVPYDQLTCVTERRTPVASSSIQSVGYDREEETLEIAFHSGGVYQYFDVPQETYQQLLHARSQGSYFHDNLRGQYDYRRLR, translated from the coding sequence ATGAAAGCACTCACGGCGAGCGGCGAGCGAATCGAGTGCGACGAAGTCGAGGAGGGTCGCCACGGCGTCGTCTGCTACTTCGACGGCCGAATCGTCGGCTACGTGCCCTACGACCAGTTGACCTGCGTGACCGAGCGTCGGACACCCGTCGCGTCGAGCAGTATCCAGAGCGTCGGCTACGACCGCGAGGAGGAGACTCTCGAAATAGCGTTCCACAGCGGCGGCGTCTACCAGTACTTCGACGTGCCACAGGAGACGTATCAACAACTCCTGCACGCGCGCTCGCAGGGGTCGTACTTCCACGACAACCTCCGCGGGCAGTACGACTATCGGCGGCTTCGCTGA
- a CDS encoding M48 family metallopeptidase, translating into MRRLGVRVLMAAVGLATFVLYAGVASFFAWGLVGLWQARGDLLTLLVVSSVLTLAFSYASYRVGTSRLVSRLDARAVPRQSAPELHRRLDNLCTEMGVERPPLLVARMPVPNAMAVGGVGTGSILLDRRLFRLLGTDELETILAHELSHLESNDSLVQTLAYSLGQSLVWVVVVVTLPLVVVVVGATRTQAWLRGDSSAWTTTAFGEFRRRTSQVALAVLSLLTLLVLAHSRKREFAADDRAATVTRKPRALASALRKIERASEPRLGLLTPLYVRGDEDGWLTEILSTHPATDERVRRLVERAEANATTIEVR; encoded by the coding sequence ATGCGTCGTCTCGGAGTGCGAGTGCTGATGGCGGCCGTCGGTCTTGCGACGTTTGTCCTGTACGCGGGCGTGGCCAGTTTCTTCGCGTGGGGGCTGGTCGGTCTCTGGCAGGCCCGTGGCGACTTATTGACCCTCCTCGTGGTCAGTTCGGTGCTGACGCTGGCGTTCAGTTACGCGAGCTATCGAGTCGGCACGAGTCGCTTGGTCTCTCGTCTCGACGCGAGAGCAGTGCCGCGCCAGAGCGCGCCCGAGCTACATCGGCGACTCGACAACCTTTGCACCGAAATGGGGGTCGAGCGACCGCCGCTACTGGTCGCGCGAATGCCCGTCCCGAACGCGATGGCTGTCGGCGGCGTCGGAACCGGCTCGATACTGCTCGACCGGCGACTGTTTCGCCTGCTCGGAACGGACGAACTGGAGACGATACTCGCCCACGAACTGTCTCACCTCGAAAGTAACGACAGCCTCGTCCAGACGCTGGCGTACAGTCTCGGCCAGTCGCTCGTCTGGGTGGTCGTTGTGGTGACGCTCCCACTCGTCGTGGTCGTCGTCGGAGCGACGCGGACGCAGGCGTGGCTCCGCGGGGATTCGAGCGCGTGGACGACCACGGCGTTCGGCGAGTTTCGTCGCCGGACCAGTCAAGTCGCGCTGGCCGTCCTGAGTCTGCTGACCCTCTTGGTCCTCGCACACTCCCGAAAGCGCGAGTTCGCGGCCGACGACCGGGCCGCGACGGTGACTCGAAAACCCCGAGCGCTCGCCTCCGCACTGCGGAAGATAGAACGCGCCAGCGAACCGCGGTTGGGGTTGCTCACGCCGCTGTACGTCCGGGGCGACGAAGACGGATGGCTCACCGAGATACTCTCGACGCATCCGGCGACAGACGAGCGCGTTCGCCGGTTGGTCGAACGCGCCGAGGCGAACGCAACGACAATCGAGGTTCGGTAA
- a CDS encoding ABC transporter ATP-binding protein yields the protein MRRATGALGGVRAVSTERDVEREVGEDPVLGSEFTTRTDGSRESALHGESLSISYDAEDPVVECDRIDLPKGEITALVGPNGSGKSTILKTLSNHHDPDTGTVVLDGREVQQFGDKELARELGLLSQENDAPESITVEDLVYHGRYPHRGFFDSVTEQDQNAVERAIELAGVDHIRDQALGSLSGGQKQLAWIAMVFAQETDVLLLDEPTTFLDLHHQLRVMEIVRSLNEEKGVTVGVVLHDIAQAARFADYLVALDDGEVYDWGPPREVVTEELLADVFEVDAAVQYTPDPEIVPKRSL from the coding sequence ATGCGGCGGGCCACGGGTGCACTCGGAGGTGTTCGTGCCGTGTCCACTGAACGGGACGTGGAACGCGAAGTCGGAGAGGACCCCGTTCTCGGAAGTGAGTTCACGACGAGGACCGACGGGTCGCGCGAGAGCGCCCTCCACGGCGAATCGCTCTCTATCTCCTACGACGCCGAGGACCCCGTCGTCGAGTGCGACCGAATCGACCTCCCGAAAGGCGAGATAACCGCGCTCGTGGGGCCGAACGGGTCGGGCAAGAGTACCATCCTGAAGACGCTCTCGAACCACCACGACCCAGACACAGGCACCGTCGTCCTCGACGGCCGCGAGGTTCAGCAGTTCGGCGACAAAGAGTTGGCCCGCGAACTCGGCCTGCTCTCCCAAGAGAACGACGCCCCCGAGAGCATCACCGTCGAAGACCTCGTGTATCACGGCCGCTACCCGCACCGCGGTTTCTTCGATTCCGTCACCGAGCAGGACCAAAACGCAGTCGAGCGCGCCATCGAACTCGCTGGCGTGGACCACATCCGCGACCAAGCGTTAGGCAGCCTCAGCGGCGGCCAGAAGCAACTTGCGTGGATTGCGATGGTGTTCGCCCAAGAGACCGACGTGCTCCTGCTCGACGAACCGACGACGTTCCTCGACCTCCATCACCAACTTCGCGTGATGGAGATCGTCCGGTCGCTCAACGAAGAGAAGGGCGTCACCGTCGGTGTCGTCCTCCACGACATCGCGCAGGCCGCTCGGTTCGCCGACTACCTCGTCGCGCTGGACGACGGCGAGGTGTACGACTGGGGACCGCCCCGAGAGGTCGTCACCGAAGAACTGCTCGCAGACGTGTTCGAAGTGGACGCCGCCGTACAGTACACGCCAGACCCGGAAATCGTCCCGAAGCGGTCGCTCTGA
- a CDS encoding ABC1 kinase family protein produces the protein MLYPVRFGRVLFAFLPFLLAFARDRHRFVVVGRSREVSDERRRERASELRDVMLELGPTFIKIGQVLSTRPDLVPKIYAEEFRTLQDAVPPGAYEEVEPILSEDVADGGQVSDVYEEFDTEPIAGGSLAQVHTARYGGRRVAVKIRRPGIVEVVETDLRVIRRVLPLITAFAPERHRFSLRNLADDFERVIREELDFEREGRMMDEIRQNFEADDSVTIPRWYPERSTERVLTMTYVGSTKLSAVERLRERGFDPKEVAHDVANAYFEMGMVHGVFHGDPHPGNIGVDERGRIVFYDFGMSGRFTPEMRESIVQFYLAVVSRDVNRIMDVLVALGTLDPDVDRQAMAHVLQLVLEDLEGSGVSDWRAILAEVLTVLRAFPFRIPPDLMLVIRVATVGEGVLRDLDPEFDIVTTAREFLLEHGYMRQGVGTLVEETRRDARTSFQSTVRLPSKLEDVLDLLLRGDLSVSGLELERPLVVVGRTLAYALITAAWVIGSSILIYENPVYGAIGFTIAAVMTVLFVQSILKTRRTAR, from the coding sequence ATGCTGTACCCTGTCAGGTTCGGTCGCGTCCTCTTCGCGTTCCTCCCGTTTCTACTCGCCTTCGCGCGTGACCGACATCGGTTCGTCGTCGTCGGGCGTTCACGAGAAGTCAGCGACGAGCGACGCCGCGAACGCGCCAGCGAACTGCGCGACGTGATGCTCGAACTCGGACCGACGTTCATCAAAATCGGGCAGGTGCTCTCGACGCGACCCGACCTCGTGCCGAAGATCTACGCCGAGGAGTTTCGCACGCTACAGGACGCCGTGCCGCCCGGCGCGTACGAGGAGGTGGAACCGATACTCTCCGAAGACGTGGCAGACGGAGGGCAGGTGAGCGACGTGTACGAGGAGTTCGACACTGAACCGATAGCGGGCGGGTCGCTCGCGCAGGTACACACCGCTCGGTACGGAGGGAGACGAGTCGCAGTGAAGATTCGGCGGCCGGGAATCGTCGAAGTCGTCGAGACGGACCTACGGGTGATTCGTCGCGTCCTGCCGCTCATCACCGCGTTCGCGCCGGAGCGCCATCGGTTCTCTCTCCGGAACTTGGCCGACGACTTCGAGCGCGTCATTCGGGAAGAACTCGACTTCGAGCGCGAGGGGCGCATGATGGACGAGATACGGCAGAACTTCGAAGCCGACGACTCGGTGACGATTCCGCGGTGGTACCCCGAACGCTCCACCGAGCGAGTGCTGACGATGACGTACGTCGGGAGCACGAAACTCAGCGCAGTCGAGCGGTTACGTGAGCGCGGCTTCGACCCGAAGGAGGTCGCTCACGACGTGGCGAACGCCTACTTCGAGATGGGGATGGTACACGGCGTCTTCCACGGGGACCCACACCCCGGCAACATCGGGGTGGACGAACGAGGCCGAATCGTCTTCTACGACTTCGGGATGTCCGGGCGGTTCACGCCGGAGATGCGCGAGTCAATCGTCCAGTTCTACCTCGCCGTCGTCTCCCGCGACGTGAACCGAATCATGGACGTGCTGGTCGCGCTCGGGACGCTCGACCCGGACGTAGACCGCCAAGCGATGGCCCACGTCCTGCAACTCGTCCTCGAAGACTTGGAAGGCAGTGGCGTCTCGGACTGGCGCGCGATACTCGCCGAAGTGCTGACGGTACTCCGAGCGTTCCCGTTCCGGATTCCGCCCGACCTCATGCTCGTGATTCGCGTGGCGACTGTTGGAGAGGGCGTCCTCCGGGACCTCGACCCGGAGTTCGACATCGTCACGACGGCCAGAGAATTTCTGCTCGAACACGGCTACATGCGACAGGGCGTCGGGACGCTGGTCGAAGAGACGCGCCGAGACGCCAGAACGTCGTTCCAATCGACCGTTCGACTGCCGTCGAAACTGGAAGACGTTCTCGACTTGCTACTGCGCGGCGACCTCAGCGTCTCCGGCTTGGAGTTAGAACGACCGCTCGTCGTCGTCGGTCGGACGCTCGCGTACGCACTCATCACCGCGGCGTGGGTAATCGGCTCCTCGATTCTGATTTACGAGAATCCGGTGTACGGAGCCATCGGATTCACCATCGCGGCGGTGATGACAGTGCTGTTCGTCCAGAGCATTCTGAAGACGAGGCGTACCGCGAGATAA
- a CDS encoding FAD-dependent oxidoreductase encodes MAGTKNEFDRDVVIVGGGASGLSAALFLSRYGLDALVFDRGTSAIEQCYCIENYLGLLGIRPETFLELGREHVRYEGGDVEDDMVVEVARLNASDEGSKDSNSLGGFRVSTQDGRDVTTRFVLAATAYDGDYLAELADGEFHDGGDHPVEADESGRTEIDGLYVAGWLSGGPHQVSIAAGHGGRVAKSLIEDLRKSRGYWDEVAQFWDWRVEVDKYGGDEWEGHVDDWIDGTIPDEEISAERIERVKAEIKEERLDFEISAAEREARLEASRELLREKLFEE; translated from the coding sequence ATGGCAGGAACGAAAAACGAGTTCGACCGCGACGTGGTAATAGTCGGCGGCGGAGCGTCCGGTCTCTCGGCCGCGCTGTTCCTCTCGCGCTACGGTCTCGACGCGCTCGTCTTCGACCGTGGTACCTCTGCCATCGAGCAGTGCTACTGCATCGAGAACTACCTCGGCCTGCTCGGGATTCGCCCCGAGACGTTCCTCGAACTCGGCCGCGAACACGTCCGGTACGAGGGCGGCGACGTGGAGGACGACATGGTCGTCGAAGTCGCGCGCCTGAACGCGAGCGACGAAGGAAGTAAAGATAGCAACTCCCTCGGCGGATTCCGCGTCAGCACCCAAGACGGCCGCGACGTGACGACCAGATTCGTCCTCGCGGCCACGGCATACGACGGCGACTACCTCGCGGAACTCGCGGACGGCGAGTTTCACGACGGCGGCGACCATCCCGTCGAAGCGGACGAGAGCGGCCGGACGGAAATCGACGGCCTGTACGTCGCTGGCTGGCTCTCGGGCGGCCCTCATCAGGTCAGCATCGCCGCTGGTCACGGTGGCCGAGTCGCCAAGTCGCTCATCGAGGACCTACGTAAATCGAGAGGCTACTGGGACGAAGTTGCGCAGTTCTGGGATTGGCGCGTCGAAGTAGACAAGTACGGCGGCGACGAGTGGGAGGGTCACGTAGACGACTGGATAGACGGCACGATTCCCGACGAAGAGATTTCCGCGGAACGAATCGAGCGGGTCAAAGCTGAAATCAAGGAAGAACGCCTCGACTTCGAGATTTCGGCCGCAGAACGCGAAGCGCGACTCGAAGCGAGTCGAGAGTTGCTGAGAGAGAAGTTGTTCGAAGAGTAG
- a CDS encoding FecCD family ABC transporter permease, giving the protein MSDETATAGGRGEQRDGRLGWLDGSLASVVLGSVAVVVLAGLVQVSFGTYSMSLATAWNSVFDPDIFLNLDAWHAFLTGGEAPEMDNETLIVWTIRLPRVFVAMFVGMNLAVSGAIFQAVTRNELASPYVLGVSSGAGLAILLGLIVFTGLTSYLPLLAALGGTAAFLLVYAIAWQGGTNPVRLILAGVIVSTVFNSLQTGVFYFADDLGAVQSAIAWTTGSLTGVDWEQVRTVAPWTAIFLPFALLTSRQLNVLLLGERTAQSLGMSVERVRFGVSAVAIILAAASVAVAGLVGFVGLVVPHMVRTVVGSDYRRVMTGCVFAGPALVVLADVGARLALATQIPVGIVTGIIGGPYFLYLMRKQGTVGEL; this is encoded by the coding sequence GTGTCGGACGAAACCGCGACTGCTGGCGGGCGGGGCGAACAGCGCGACGGCCGACTCGGATGGCTCGACGGGTCGCTGGCGTCGGTCGTCCTGGGTAGCGTCGCGGTCGTCGTCCTTGCCGGGTTAGTGCAGGTCAGCTTCGGCACCTACTCGATGAGCCTCGCGACTGCGTGGAACTCGGTGTTCGACCCGGACATCTTCCTGAACCTGGACGCGTGGCATGCGTTCCTGACGGGCGGCGAGGCTCCGGAGATGGACAACGAGACGCTCATCGTCTGGACGATTCGGCTCCCGCGAGTGTTCGTGGCGATGTTCGTCGGCATGAACCTCGCCGTCTCGGGTGCTATCTTCCAGGCGGTCACGCGCAACGAACTGGCGAGTCCGTACGTCCTCGGCGTGAGTTCCGGGGCCGGTCTCGCCATCCTGTTGGGCCTCATCGTGTTCACTGGACTCACCTCCTATCTCCCGCTGCTGGCGGCACTGGGCGGTACGGCAGCGTTCCTGCTCGTCTACGCCATCGCGTGGCAGGGCGGGACTAATCCGGTGCGTCTGATACTCGCTGGCGTCATCGTCAGCACGGTGTTCAACTCGCTCCAGACCGGCGTGTTCTACTTCGCCGACGACCTCGGCGCGGTCCAGAGCGCGATTGCGTGGACCACGGGGTCACTCACAGGGGTCGATTGGGAGCAGGTCCGGACGGTGGCTCCGTGGACTGCCATCTTCCTCCCGTTCGCACTCCTCACGTCGCGGCAGTTGAACGTCCTCCTGCTCGGGGAGCGAACTGCCCAGTCGCTCGGCATGTCGGTCGAACGAGTCCGGTTTGGCGTCTCGGCGGTCGCGATAATTCTTGCGGCCGCGAGCGTCGCCGTCGCGGGACTCGTCGGCTTCGTCGGTCTCGTCGTCCCCCACATGGTGCGGACAGTCGTCGGGAGCGACTACCGGCGGGTGATGACCGGCTGTGTGTTCGCGGGTCCGGCGCTGGTCGTTCTCGCCGACGTTGGCGCGCGACTCGCTCTTGCGACCCAGATTCCGGTCGGCATTGTCACCGGAATCATCGGCGGGCCGTACTTCCTGTACCTGATGCGCAAGCAGGGCACCGTCGGTGAACTGTGA
- a CDS encoding ABC transporter substrate-binding protein, which produces MSRGSDSNSTRRQFIVGSAAVSSALLAGCTGGDGSDEGTTTEGTTAASGTTSGDGTTESEGSETTESASGSYSVNMAPVGEVTFESVPKKWLVYEAGYADMGVALGQADGLQAVGYPPRFHTKYYDELPGVSVDKESMKPLYDGGIDKEIFFELNCGVHLIDPKWLTNNSAFGLEQNDLDQIEERVAPFVGNTIFRRTDSWHDYEYYSMYEAFEKVAEVFQQKPRYDAFKKLHDSFISDVQSKLPEKGPEAALVFAAKDEPGEFTPYRLSGKGTNKKQFRDLRVQDAFEGSDVQPRSTSSSGKIDYETLLEIDPEAILIRGHETKTAKEFENTILSYMKDHSAASQLTAVQNGQVFRGGPIYEGPIHNLFLTERFAKAFFPDTYSGKLFDRQKVADVVNGDF; this is translated from the coding sequence ATGAGCAGAGGATCCGACAGTAATTCGACTCGACGGCAGTTCATCGTAGGCAGTGCAGCAGTCAGCAGTGCGCTTCTCGCGGGCTGTACCGGTGGAGATGGTAGCGACGAAGGCACCACGACCGAGGGCACTACCGCGGCGTCCGGGACGACGAGCGGCGACGGGACGACCGAGTCGGAGGGTTCAGAGACTACCGAGAGTGCGAGCGGTTCCTACTCGGTGAACATGGCACCCGTCGGCGAAGTCACGTTCGAGAGCGTGCCGAAGAAGTGGCTCGTCTACGAGGCTGGCTACGCGGACATGGGCGTCGCACTTGGACAGGCCGACGGCCTGCAAGCCGTCGGGTACCCGCCCCGGTTCCACACCAAGTACTACGACGAACTGCCGGGCGTCTCCGTGGACAAGGAGTCGATGAAACCGCTCTACGACGGCGGCATCGACAAAGAAATCTTCTTCGAACTGAACTGTGGCGTCCACCTCATCGACCCGAAGTGGCTAACGAACAACAGCGCGTTCGGACTGGAACAGAACGACCTCGACCAAATCGAAGAGCGCGTCGCGCCGTTCGTCGGCAACACAATCTTCCGACGCACCGACTCGTGGCACGATTACGAGTACTACTCGATGTACGAGGCTTTCGAGAAGGTCGCGGAAGTCTTCCAGCAGAAACCCCGCTACGACGCGTTCAAGAAGCTCCACGACTCGTTCATTAGCGACGTGCAGTCGAAGCTCCCCGAAAAGGGGCCGGAGGCGGCACTCGTCTTCGCAGCCAAGGACGAACCCGGGGAGTTCACGCCGTACCGACTCAGCGGCAAGGGTACGAACAAAAAGCAGTTCCGCGACCTGCGCGTCCAAGACGCCTTCGAGGGGTCGGACGTGCAACCGCGCTCTACGTCTAGCTCCGGCAAGATAGACTACGAGACGCTGCTGGAAATCGACCCGGAGGCTATCCTGATTCGGGGCCACGAAACCAAGACTGCCAAGGAGTTCGAGAACACCATCCTGAGCTACATGAAGGACCACTCCGCGGCGAGTCAACTCACTGCCGTCCAGAACGGCCAGGTGTTCCGTGGCGGCCCAATCTACGAGGGGCCGATTCACAACCTCTTCCTGACCGAGCGGTTCGCCAAGGCGTTCTTCCCCGACACCTACTCCGGCAAGCTGTTCGACCGCCAGAAAGTCGCAGACGTCGTGAACGGCGACTTCTAG
- a CDS encoding DUF7576 family protein → MPELFGIYEGTAATQYVGCLSCDDSIDLNEPHPMYQRKEADGVGDSATQTYHFCSDGCLDEWAEKEGYRS, encoded by the coding sequence ATGCCAGAACTGTTCGGCATCTACGAGGGAACCGCCGCCACGCAGTACGTCGGGTGTCTCAGTTGCGACGACAGCATCGACTTGAACGAACCCCATCCGATGTACCAGCGCAAGGAAGCCGACGGAGTCGGCGATTCGGCCACGCAGACCTATCACTTCTGTAGCGATGGCTGTCTCGACGAGTGGGCCGAAAAAGAAGGTTACCGGTCGTAA
- a CDS encoding aryl-sulfate sulfotransferase — protein sequence MSDAWNERLSKPWLVRGVVLLLVVSLLAPSAVSALTYEPTNTNLQKGTIEQPADGTTVIAIQGYKFKGQKNGKKPARLVGVGPRGDVQWVHEGDRVGATWFYDVDPINGSNVLITATSRDGTRVYEFDPQANETLWVEHFPEVHDTHDADMINGDQLLVAEMRNYDVEDEVNRDRIFIYDRGDDEVVWEWQFEKHTDFKKSQGKRYKSKNKQGKGDDWTHVNDVDKIADGQYLISPRNMDQVMVINRSTKAVDMRLGEDQNYDVMHEQHNPQYLESENGTPTIVVADSENDRIVEYAKRGGEWKETWELGSSQDFNWPRDADRLPNGNTLVVDSNNQRVIEVTPQGEVVWEFYAPWAPYDVERMQLGDEAGDEGPTIADQNAEGEYSVSGSAGLTPGTGDRLTFSQWLSAAFAGTPVSEPVDQFANRWSKIAPWVRPVWMGPWDFVGAVVAGLLLVGWGLGELFYNRKRISNGVRSRLA from the coding sequence ATGTCTGACGCGTGGAACGAGCGGTTGTCGAAACCGTGGCTGGTACGCGGCGTGGTGTTGCTCCTCGTCGTGTCGCTGCTTGCCCCCTCGGCAGTCTCCGCCCTCACCTACGAACCGACTAACACCAACCTCCAGAAAGGTACTATCGAACAACCTGCAGACGGAACGACGGTCATAGCGATTCAAGGCTACAAGTTCAAAGGACAAAAGAACGGAAAGAAGCCCGCTCGACTCGTCGGCGTGGGTCCCCGCGGTGACGTCCAGTGGGTCCACGAAGGGGACCGAGTTGGTGCGACGTGGTTCTACGACGTGGACCCAATCAATGGAAGTAACGTCCTCATCACGGCGACGTCACGTGACGGCACTCGCGTCTACGAGTTTGACCCGCAAGCCAACGAGACTCTGTGGGTCGAACACTTCCCCGAAGTCCACGACACGCACGACGCCGACATGATAAACGGCGACCAGTTGCTAGTGGCCGAGATGCGTAACTACGACGTGGAAGACGAGGTCAACCGCGACCGCATCTTCATTTACGACCGCGGCGACGACGAGGTCGTCTGGGAGTGGCAGTTCGAGAAGCATACGGACTTCAAGAAGAGCCAAGGCAAGCGGTACAAGAGCAAGAACAAGCAGGGCAAAGGCGACGACTGGACCCACGTCAACGACGTGGACAAGATAGCCGACGGTCAGTACCTCATCTCGCCGCGGAACATGGACCAAGTGATGGTCATCAACCGGTCCACGAAGGCGGTCGATATGCGCCTCGGCGAAGACCAGAACTACGACGTGATGCACGAACAGCACAATCCCCAGTATCTCGAAAGCGAGAACGGGACGCCGACCATCGTCGTGGCCGACAGCGAGAACGACCGCATCGTCGAGTACGCGAAGCGCGGCGGCGAGTGGAAAGAGACGTGGGAACTCGGCTCCAGTCAGGACTTCAACTGGCCGCGGGACGCCGACCGACTCCCGAACGGCAACACGCTCGTCGTGGACTCGAACAACCAACGCGTCATCGAAGTCACCCCACAGGGCGAGGTCGTCTGGGAGTTCTACGCTCCGTGGGCACCGTACGACGTGGAGCGGATGCAACTGGGCGACGAGGCCGGTGACGAAGGGCCGACTATCGCCGACCAGAACGCAGAAGGTGAGTACAGTGTCTCGGGCAGTGCGGGACTGACGCCCGGAACCGGCGACCGTCTCACTTTCTCGCAGTGGCTGAGCGCGGCGTTCGCGGGAACGCCCGTCAGCGAACCAGTAGACCAGTTCGCTAACCGCTGGTCGAAGATTGCCCCATGGGTCCGACCGGTTTGGATGGGTCCGTGGGACTTCGTCGGCGCAGTCGTCGCGGGACTCCTCCTCGTCGGTTGGGGTCTCGGCGAACTGTTCTACAATCGCAAGCGCATCTCGAACGGCGTCAGAAGCCGACTCGCCTGA